Part of the Alteribacter lacisalsi genome, TAATCTTGCCGGATAATTAAATAAATAATAAGACCGATAACAGGAAAAAAGAGCGTTCCAAAGAGAATCAGCAGACCGTATTCCTTACTGTTTCCACGGCGCTGGGAGTCCCGGTATGCCCAGATACTGGTGATGATATTAAGAATAAAAATGGTGAGGATGATGATCAGCGGGATAAAAAAGAAGGATAGTCCCGGGTCGCTCATCTGCATATACGAAGCCTCCCTGTAAAGGTTCTCCCTCTATCATACCTCTTTACGCTCGTTTTGGATAGGTGGTACCTTCGGAGGATACTGGAAAAGGGGTGAACCGAAAGAAACATGAACGCTCCTTTGATCCACCCCTGCCCACTTAACGCTATTCTTTTGAGTCTTTGCTCCGGGTATTGCGCTCGTCTGCCTCTTTCGCACGAGCCATCGCTTTTTTATCTTCTGTGTCAGCCAGTTCCTCGGAGTATTCCACAATTTCATTGTCCTCTGTATTGTGGGTTTCCTGACGACCCTGCTGGCGTTTCGGTTCTTTTTCCATATGTACGTCCTCCCTGGGAACTATTTTGTATTTCGGCCTCGGGCCGCTGCCCGGTCTGCTGCTTTAAAATCACTCATAAACGACATTTCCTGGGCTTTGCTCATCGTCCTGCGTTCCTCTTTTGCCTGACGTTTTTTGCTTTCCATGCGTTCACCTCCTGCCGTCATATTTTCTAGTATGTGGAAAAATAAGCCGGATTATACGGTCTAAAGGTAAAAAAGAAGCCTGTCCTGAGGACGAGGCTTTTATGTGAGCAGGTCTTCAAGTGCAGGCTTGAGCTCAGGATAATGAAATTCGTACCCTGAGTTATTGAGTTTTTCGGGAATGACTTTCTGACCTTCAAGCACGAGTACGCTCATATCACCAAGAGCAGTTTTGAGGGCAAAGCTCGGTGCGGGCAGCCAATAAGGGCGGTTGATCACGTCTGCGAGTGTTTTGCCGAATTCGTTCATCTGCACTGGTTCCGGCGCGGTGACGTTGACCGGGCCGGAGATATCCCGGTTTTCAATCGCATACTGAATCGCACCGGTGACGTCTTCGATATGCACCCAGCTCATCCACTGCTTGCCTGTCCCAAGCGGTCCGCCGGCAAACATTTTAAACGGAAGGAGCATCTGCTTCAGCGCCCCTTCTTCATCATCGAGCACCATGCCAAAACGCATATATGCTGTCCGGAGGTCGTGTTTGATAGCGTGGCTGGCTTCTTCCTCCCAGCGCTGGCACACTTCAGCGAGAAAATCGTCTCCGCTTTTGCTGTGGGATTCGGTAAACGTTTCGGTAAACGATGTGCCGTAATAACCGACAGCGGAAGCATTGATCAGTGCTTCTGGTTTTGGTTCGAGATTTTCAATCAGTTCCATCACTGAGCGGGTAGCTGTGATCCGGCTGTCCATGATCTTTTTTTTCTGCTCGTCAGTCCATCGTCCGCTGTTGAGATTTTCGCCGGCGAGGTTGACGATTGTGTCCACGCCGTTCAGCTCTTTTTCCGGCTCAGTGTCTTCCTTGAGCCATTCCACATAGGTGACGTTCTCTTTCTCCGGTTTATTTTCCTTGTTCCGCGTCAGGATAAAAACTTCGTGGCCTGATGAGGTCAGTTTTTCTGTCAGAGCTGTTCCGATAAAACCGGAACCGCCGGCAATGGCAATTTTCATCTGATTCACTCCCAAAAGTCGATGATTTCTTATCTTTCCTCATTCCTTTTTCAAAATCCTCCTAAACATCCGGGAAACGAACTGTGATACGATGATACAAAGAGGTGAACGGCCATGGGCAAGGTATCGAAAATTACACTGCACAAAAAACGAAACGACCGCTATCATATTTATTTTCAGAAAGATGGCCGTGAACAGTACGGTTTTACTGTTAATGAAGACGTCCTTGTGAAGCACGGGATTCAGAAGGGGGTCACCCTCACTGAAGACCAGCTCATCGTCATCAAAAAAGATGAGGAGAAGAGCAAGGCGCTGCACCGTGCGCTTCATTTCCTGTCGTTTCGTATGCGTACGATAAAAGAAATGCGCATTTACCTTCGGGATCAGGAGATTACAGATGAGGAAGTAAACGAGATCATGGATCGGCTGGACGATATGAAACTCCTTGATGACGGGGCATTTGCAGAATCGTATGTACGGACAAAAGTGAACACACAGAAAAAAGGACCGATGAAGATCCGGATGGAACTTAAAGAAAAAGGGGTGGCTGCTATCTATATCGACCGGGCACTGAAGCAGTTTTCAGAAGAGGAACAATACCGTATGGCGTTCGAACTGGCTGAAAAAAAACAGCGGTCCTATAAGAATCAGTCGATCCAGCAGATGAAACAGAAGCTCGTTCAGTTTCTTGTGCAAAAAGGTTTTCCTGCCGGACTCGCATCAAGTGTGGTAAAGGAGCTTGACTTCGGGACTGAGCAGGACGAAGCAGAGCAGGAAGCGCTTGAAAAGCAGGGAGAAAAAGCAGCTCGTAAATACGCCAAGTATGACGGCTGGGAGCAGGAGCGTAGAATTAAACAGTATTTGTATGGCCGTGGCTTTCCGTTTGAGAAAATCGACCGCTGGCTCGAGGATTGGAAACACAGGGAAGAGGAGTAAAGTGCAACAGGGATGATTCCATAACAGCTGATCGCGCGGGGGCGAGGCGGGCTTTAGAGGTCTTAGTTTTTGTTTACGGCTCTATTTTTCTATTAGAGCTCGTAGCTGAGGAATTAGGCCTCTTATCAGAAACAGAGACCTTTGACCCTTTCCAGTCGTATCAAAAACAGTCAGAAAGTTGTCACAAGCAATTGTGAAATAGTGAGCAAACTAATGCTATACTATAAATAGACTAAATGTTCAGGGAGAGGATCCTTATGTTCACCGCGATTGCTGCACTTACGCCTGTTATCAGTGTTATGATTCTGCTCGTCGTTCTGAAAATGCCTGCAGTAAGAGCGATGACGATCAGTCTTGCCGCAACGGCAGTTCTGGCATTTCTCTACTGGCAGGTGCCTCTCGTTGTGATCACCGCCTCTATTTTTGAGGGGATTATGATCGGCCTTTCCATTTTGTACATTGTCTTTGGAGCTGTTCTGCTTCTCAATACGCTCAGGATGAGCGGCGCTATAGATACCATTCGTAACGGATTTACCGGAATCAGCCCTGACCGACGTGTCCAGCTGATTATTATCGCCTGGCTTTTCGGAGCCTTCCTTGAAGGAGCGGCCGGGTTCGGCACCCCCGCTGCGATTGTGGGACCGCTTCTCATCGTACTTGGATTTCCGCCGCTCGCGGCTGTAACCCTTGCACTGATTGCCGACAGCACACCGGTTTCGTTTGGTGCAGTCGGAACGCCGGTAACTGTAGGGGTGGAGCAGGGACTTTACGAAGGCGGGAGTGTATCTGCCGCTGTTGAGCCCCTTGTCATACAGGCAGGCGGTATGGATGCCTTCATTCAGCAGACAGCGGTTCAGGTGATGCAGATCGACCTCTTCACCGGCACACTAATCCCGCTCATTCTTGTCATGATGATGACCCGCTTTTTTGGTGAGAACCGCTCATGGAAAGAAGGCCTGGCTGTCTGGAAATTTGCTGTTTTTGCCGGGCTGGCCTTTACGGTGCCCGCATTTGTTACTGCGTACCTGCTCGGACCTGAATTTCCTGCTATATTCGGCGGATTGGCTGGTCTGCTAATGGTTGTGCCGGCTGCCAAAAGATGCTTTCTTCTTCCCGAGGAGAAGTGGGATTTCCCGCCAAGGAAAAACTGGCTCGACGACTGGACCGGAATTCCGATCTCGGGATCAGGCAAGCGTGAGAAAAACGAGCGGCCTTCGTTTCTCATGGCCTGGGTACCGTACATTCTCGTTGGTCTGCTGCTCGTGCTTACCCGTCTGGATGCACTACCGTTTAAGAGCTGGCTTCAATCGGTCACCATTGAGTGGCAGAATATTCTCGGAACGAGTATCAGTGAAACCCTTGAGCCTCTTTATATTCCGGGTTTTGTGTTCATCGTTGTAGCATTTGCAGCGGTCTTTTTGCACCGCCTGAAACTCAGGGACTTGGCTCAGGCTGCAGGGGTGTCCGCCAAAGCACTGATTGGTACAGCCATCACGCTGATGACCGCCGTGCCGATGGTAAGGATTTTTATCAATTCCGGGGAAAATGGTGCGGGGCTTGAGAGTATGCCGCTGGAACTGGCCGCCACTGCGTCCGAAGTCATCGGGGGAGCATGGCCGCTCGCAGCGCCATTCGTCGGCGCCCTGGGCTCGTTTATTTCAGGGAGCGCTACATTCAGCAACATGATGTTTACCTTGTTTCAGGTCAGTGCTGCGGACCAGGCGGGTGTTGATCCCTCGCGTGTAGTTGCCCTGCAGGTGATCGGATCGAATGCCGGTAACATGATCTGTGTGCTCAACGTAGTCGCAGCTGCTGCAGTCGCAGGCCTGACCGGGAAAGAAGGGGCGATTATCCGAAAAACCCTCCTTCCAATGTTGTATTACGCGATATTTGCCGGACTTGCAGGATTTTTGATGATTCTCTTTTTCTAATGTAACTTGTAGAAAAATTATGTGTTTGTTATACTTTTGTTCCAGATATTCTTAATGAATGTATAAATAACTGGTCTTTTCAAATGTACTGTTATTTCTTATACTAATGTTAAATGATCTTAATAAAGGCGTTGAAGTTGACATGGAACAAAGATACAGCCAAATGACAGAGCACGAACTCCGTACTGAAATTGCTGAGCTAAAAGTAAAAGCGCAGAAGGCTGAGCAGATGGGGATTGTAAATGAGTATGCTGTCCACGAGCGTAAGATGGCTATGGCAAAGGCTTATCTAATGAATCCGGATGATTTTAAACCGGGGGAAACATACCGTTTCTCAGGAGAACCTGACGTAACGTTCACAATCAGTTACATGAATGGCGTTTTTGCCTGGGGCACCCGCACCGGCAGCAGACAAGAAGAAGCCGTCCCGATTTCTCTCCTGGAAAAAAAGGAATAACTGTAACCTGTCTGGAAAAATGCCGTCAGATCATCGTTGGCTGATTCAGTTCGCACATAAAAAAAGAGAAAGGCGGTGTGCCTCTCTCTCCGGCTCATTCATGAATGGAATCAGCTTCGTTTTCTCGTCTGAACTTCAAGGATTTGATTGTGCAGACTCTGCTGTGACTCACCATTC contains:
- a CDS encoding L-lactate permease; the encoded protein is MFTAIAALTPVISVMILLVVLKMPAVRAMTISLAATAVLAFLYWQVPLVVITASIFEGIMIGLSILYIVFGAVLLLNTLRMSGAIDTIRNGFTGISPDRRVQLIIIAWLFGAFLEGAAGFGTPAAIVGPLLIVLGFPPLAAVTLALIADSTPVSFGAVGTPVTVGVEQGLYEGGSVSAAVEPLVIQAGGMDAFIQQTAVQVMQIDLFTGTLIPLILVMMMTRFFGENRSWKEGLAVWKFAVFAGLAFTVPAFVTAYLLGPEFPAIFGGLAGLLMVVPAAKRCFLLPEEKWDFPPRKNWLDDWTGIPISGSGKREKNERPSFLMAWVPYILVGLLLVLTRLDALPFKSWLQSVTIEWQNILGTSISETLEPLYIPGFVFIVVAFAAVFLHRLKLRDLAQAAGVSAKALIGTAITLMTAVPMVRIFINSGENGAGLESMPLELAATASEVIGGAWPLAAPFVGALGSFISGSATFSNMMFTLFQVSAADQAGVDPSRVVALQVIGSNAGNMICVLNVVAAAAVAGLTGKEGAIIRKTLLPMLYYAIFAGLAGFLMILFF
- a CDS encoding YfhH family protein, yielding MEQRYSQMTEHELRTEIAELKVKAQKAEQMGIVNEYAVHERKMAMAKAYLMNPDDFKPGETYRFSGEPDVTFTISYMNGVFAWGTRTGSRQEEAVPISLLEKKE
- the recX gene encoding recombination regulator RecX, translating into MGKVSKITLHKKRNDRYHIYFQKDGREQYGFTVNEDVLVKHGIQKGVTLTEDQLIVIKKDEEKSKALHRALHFLSFRMRTIKEMRIYLRDQEITDEEVNEIMDRLDDMKLLDDGAFAESYVRTKVNTQKKGPMKIRMELKEKGVAAIYIDRALKQFSEEEQYRMAFELAEKKQRSYKNQSIQQMKQKLVQFLVQKGFPAGLASSVVKELDFGTEQDEAEQEALEKQGEKAARKYAKYDGWEQERRIKQYLYGRGFPFEKIDRWLEDWKHREEE
- a CDS encoding YfhE family protein, which translates into the protein MESKKRQAKEERRTMSKAQEMSFMSDFKAADRAAARGRNTK
- a CDS encoding TIGR01777 family oxidoreductase, with product MKIAIAGGSGFIGTALTEKLTSSGHEVFILTRNKENKPEKENVTYVEWLKEDTEPEKELNGVDTIVNLAGENLNSGRWTDEQKKKIMDSRITATRSVMELIENLEPKPEALINASAVGYYGTSFTETFTESHSKSGDDFLAEVCQRWEEEASHAIKHDLRTAYMRFGMVLDDEEGALKQMLLPFKMFAGGPLGTGKQWMSWVHIEDVTGAIQYAIENRDISGPVNVTAPEPVQMNEFGKTLADVINRPYWLPAPSFALKTALGDMSVLVLEGQKVIPEKLNNSGYEFHYPELKPALEDLLT
- a CDS encoding YfhD family protein codes for the protein MEKEPKRQQGRQETHNTEDNEIVEYSEELADTEDKKAMARAKEADERNTRSKDSKE
- a CDS encoding PLDc N-terminal domain-containing protein; amino-acid sequence: MQMSDPGLSFFFIPLIIILTIFILNIITSIWAYRDSQRRGNSKEYGLLILFGTLFFPVIGLIIYLIIRQD